The Aminipila terrae nucleotide sequence TCAGAGGAACAACGGTAGGTACTGGTGTTCCATAGGTTTCTGTATTTGCTTTATCCAGTAATGCCATACATTTTAAGTTTATTTCTCCTACTTCCAGAACCACAGGAAGCAGCTGTTCCATATTCCAGTCCTCTCCAATAACGAAAAGCCCTTTATAGAAAAATGCGTTTACCTCTTCATCTTTGTATCCAAGCACCATAGCATGGTAAGCATACGCTGCAACACCACGGATTCCAAATAAGATAAGGGATTTCAGTGAACGGATGTCTTCGTTGTCATCCCAAAGTTTCTTCATATCATAATTATCGTTACGGCCGCAAACTGACCCACATCCGGAACAGTTGGGCACGATTCTTTCTTTTTCTTTTTCAACTTTTACAATTAGTTCTTTAATGGTTTCGTCATTAAAGCTTACATTTGTTACCGTTGTAAATAAACCTTCTATCATAAGTTTTGTTGCAGCTTCTGTTGGTGAATTACCATCACATGCTCTGGCAAGCCCAATCAAAGCACCTGTCAGTTCGTCCTGTAAATTAGCAGTGTTTGCTGTTTTTCCACATACACCTGCATTTCCTGTACAGCCTGCACATGCTGCTGTCTGTTCACACTGATAACAAAACATTTTGTTTTCCATAACATACCTCTCCTTCATTGATTAAAATATTTATTACTCATATTTGTGTTTTAACTTATATACGAATTATAAAGAAAAGATAAGAATGGTTCTGTTGTTTTTACAACAAACAGGAAATATTTATTTTTTTATTTTAAAATTATTAAAAACTTTATTTAAAATATATAGAATGCCGGACAATCCATATCCTGCAACTAAGTTGATTTCAAATAGGATTCCACTGCCAATGTGCAGTGCATACAACAATGAAACTCCCACGATGATTGCTGCAAAACTGGAACCTACAATGATTCTTGTTCTTTTATCATTTTCCTCAAACGCATCTTTTAAGATTGCCTCCACGATGCCCCATGATGCAGCAACAATAACAATTGTTAGAAAGATATCCAGATAAGAAACCGGAACATTCCAGTTAACTTGCTGACTAGCTATTGCCGTTCGTATGGTTTCTGCAGAAAAGAAAATCATTTTAATCAGGACCAATATTGATAGGGATAAAAAAACGGTTTCAAATATTTCGGATATTTTTTCTTTTTTGCAACCAGGCTCCATTTCAGCTATAATATCATCACAAAACTTTTTGTAATCTGATCCAATAGCCTGGCTCATACTCTCACCCCTTTCTCTTGCAGACACCACTATGTCCAGTATATCCTGACGAACCAGTTCCTGATTTATCTCACTCAGTCGTGACCCTCTGAGATATGCTACAATCTGAGTCATATCCTTATTTTCATTTTCAGTCATCAGTTGTTCTTCTAATTGATTATTTCTTTTTCTTAATTCATCTGCATTCATTTCTCTTTTCCCCCATTAAATAAAGCATTTACAATGTCTTCAAGCTCGTTCCAGTTATTTTCGAACTCCTTTAAGCTTTCTGTTCCCAAAGGCGTTATGCTGTAATATTTCCGTTTTGGACCTATATCGGATTCTACCATTCTGGATTGAATCTGCCCCTTATTGTCCAGTCTTAGCAGTAAAGGATAAATTGTACCTTCAACGATTTCCGTGAAACCATACTCTCGCAGTTCCTGCACAATCTGATACCCGTAAGTTTCATTTTTGGATACAACCTGCAGAACACAGCCTTCCAGCACACCTTTTAACATTTGTGATGGTACCATTTTCTTCCTCCTTATCTATATTGCATTGCATAGTAGTTAGGTACATTGTATTGCAAAGTAGTCAAGATGTCAAGCGCTTCATAGCGAACTGCTAAGTCAACTAAAAAACTACTAACCTAATTTTTACGGTTAGTAGTTCTATAGATTTTTACTAAACAGACTATGTCTGCTTTAGCAGATTGCGCAGATTTTTATGGTTATACGGTCGTTTCACTTAATAATACTTTTATATATTCTATGGGAACTGCCATGCGCTTGGCCGTTTGTTCAACTGTCAGACCGCTGTCCACAAATCTTTTCGCAACCACAGCCATATTTTCTCCAACTTCAATAATATGCTTATCCAAGTCATAGAAGCGGACTACCCGCTGTCCCCATGCATGTTCTTTGAGATAATGAACATATTCCACACCGAAAGCTTTTAACCGATCCATAAAGTTGTCTATATCGTCTTCTTCAAAATATAGTTCCGCATCATTATTCCCATACAAAACCTCTTGTTCCTCCTTTTGAATAAAATCTTGCCAGCTTTCAGCCGTCTGTAAGGCAAAACCTCCTGTCAGAGTTACATTAGCACCTAAATCTGCAATGACTTCCTGATTCAGTAAATCATGATAAAATTTCTTTGATTGTTCTATATTTTTTACTGCAATCAAAGTACACACATATTTCATTGAAATTTCCTCCCATAATATCCTTCAAATACTCTTATCCAATTACCCTCAAGATGAAAACCTATTCTCACCTTTATCCATTATGACCGTTATTTTAATGCAATATAGATATCGATATCCGCATTTTCAGGATCTGAATTCAGATACTCTTCAAAATCCCCGGTAAAACTTCGGTCTAAATCCATTTTCCAGATTTCCTCCCATGATTCTGCAACAGCAGTCTCCATATTTCCATGAACAGAGAATTTTGCATATTTTCCTGCTGGTATGACCTTTACAGCCAGTCCTTTATTTTCTGCCTTTGACACTTCATTCCCAGCTGTTACACAGTAACTCTCTCCCTGGTAATCTGAATATAATCCAATAGCATACTCATTGACTTTATTTTTTATTGATTCGTTAATTCCCTCATAGTACAACTTCTCCCAAAGTCCTCCAATAATTTCAGTCATCTTTGGATCACTGTTTGATGTAACCGCACTTAACCCTACAATAATCTTTTCCTTTAATGTTACTACCTCATAATTCATTTTATATAACCTCCGATTAAATTTAATGTACATTTTGCACACCTTTTGATTAACTAATGAGGTCATTATAGATAGCATAATATGACAACTATACGTCATATTATAAATAAAACTTTAACATATTTTGCAATTTTTTTCTAACCTCGTTTCTAACCTCCTCTGGTTCCAGTACTTCACATTCATCACCAAAAGAAGCCACGTAACTGAATACCCATTGTCCTTTTGGGAACATGGTTTCCGCAATATAATACCCCTCCTCTGACAGCTGGAATTTAGAAAATTCATCATAAACCCGGTAGGCCATCTTTGAGGAAAGCTTTAATTTCAGATTAAAATAGTCTTCCTTAAAAATATTATCTTCGGAAAATATTTTAGCTGGTGTAGCAAGGTTAAAACCTTCTTCCAGGATGTTCAGTTCTTTTATTCTTCTTAATTTAAAAAAACGGTAATCCTTTCTTTCAACGCAGTATCCATATAGATACCAGCTTTGTGCTTTAAACCCCAGTTTCAGGGGATACACTTTCCGCAGTGTTTCTTCTCTCTTTCCACTGGCATACAAAAACTCCGCAGTCTTTCGATTTAAAATTGCTTGTTTTAGGCTGTCAAAAGTTTCATTTTCTTTATCTTCATGGGACCAGGAGCTAAAATCAATTTCAATCCAGTCTGCATTACCTTTTCCAAAAAAACTGCTTAGCTTTTGCAATGCAGTATCTTTTTCCTCGGGTTTAACGGAATTAACTGCATACAGGGAGGCCAAAATGTCTGCTTTTTCCTGATCCGTCAGCACCGTTTTATTCAGCACAAAACCAGGTAGAAGAGATATCCCCCTCCTTTACCCTTACTCATATAAACAGGCACTCCTACGGAAGAAAGTACCTCAACATCACGGTAAATGGTTCGCACTGAAACTTCTAGTTTTTCGGATAAGGCAGACGCAGTAATGCTCTTTCTGTCCAGCAATATATAAATAATTTGAAATAAACGGTTAATTTGCATACTTATACCTCATATAATTATTTAAAGGGGGTGTTTTTTTGAATACTAAATCATGGACTATAGCCGGAATAATATTTACTTTGATATTCGGAACTCTGCTGCATTTTACTTACACCTGGTCAAGTGGCAATCCGCTTGTGGCTGTTTTCAGTGCCGTAAATGAAAGTACCTGGGAACACTTAAAGCTGCTTTTTACCCCAATGTTTTTATTTGCCGTCCTGGAATATTTTGCTTACGGCTATGAACTGCCAAACTTCATTCCAGCAAAGTTTTTGTCTATTCTTCTTGGAATGTTAACTATTATAACAGTATTTTACACCTACACCGGTATACTGGGGGAAAATTTTCTTTTAGCTGATATTGGGACTTTCATTCTAGGTGTCCTTGTAGCCTATTTCTTTAATTATAAAATGCTTCAGACTGACTATTTTTCTTCCAGTATGGCTGTTTTACTGGGGTTAGTGGGACTTTTGATTCTGTTAGTCTGCTTTTTTGTATTTACCTTCAATCCACCTCATCTGCCACTTTTTCAGGACCCCAATTCTTTGTCTTATGGAATATAAACCTGGTTAAAATATATGGCAGCTTTAACAGCTGCCATATTTCATCTTATATAGTTAATAGTCCTTTAAATCGGTGGATATTTGGACAAAGGCAGGAAATAATATACCAGATTGCTGACCCACTTGTCTGGCACAATCGGAACAATCATTTCTATGAACAATCTTAAAGGAGCTTGTATCCCTCCCATTAATGAAAAATATAATAAAAACAAAATGATTAGTGCATTTATGCAGACTACCAAGCTCTTTAAAATTTTGTTTTTAAAGAAAAAACAAACCAATATGGAACCATAAAATCCTGACCACAAGTAATCATATGGATTCAATACATCGCTTATGCTGAACAAGGTAAAGGTTTTGATTACTAAAGCCGGTAAAATAAGGGCTACGATTAAACTAATACCCTTCAACAACTTATTATTCCGCAGTTTATCCATGTCTATTTTTTTATGATGTGCTCCACTCCCCTCATATTTCCACCATAGAGTTTCTCCCTGGTCAATCTGGGTAAATCCGCATCGTTCCAATATACGTTGGGAAGCATAACCATCCAGATCCGTCTCAGCAATTACATAAGATACCCCAGGCTGTTTCATTGCCCACTGGCACATGGCTTTAACGGCTTCGGTCATATAACCCTTGTGTTCAAATTCTTTTCCAAGGCCATAACCTATTTCCACCTGTGCCTTTTCATCAGGAATGTCCTTAAAATCGGCAGAACCTACTACAACCCGGTCACTTTTACGAATTAAAAACCAAAAGCTGTGAAAGAAATAATTTTCCTGGTCACTCTCTGTAACTTCCAGCTGGTCTCTGACTATATCAAGAAAAAAGCCCTCCATGGGTTCTGCCTTGTAACTGCAAGCCAGACTTTTTTCCAGTGCAGGAATATCTTCAACCCATAATCTGAGTTGTTCTGTATTTAATGGAATAATCTCTAACCTTTCTGTCTCTATAACCATTTTGCCCCTTTCGTTCTTCTAATCATGAATAAACCAATCATAAAATAACTATATTTTCCATCTGTAATTATATCATACAAACAGCAATTAGATATTATAATCAAGAATTTACTATTACATTTTACTTTTTAATATTATATTTTTATTGACTCTGACCTTACGTAATAGTTTATGATATATTTTATCAGGAGGAGGATTAAAAAATGATGACTGTTAATGAAGTGAGCAAACTGGCAGGCGTGAGCGTACGCACCCTGCATTACTACGATACAATTGGCCTGCTGCATCCAAGTGAAGTAACCGGTTCCGGATACCGTTTATATGATTATGCTGCTTTAGAGCGGCTTCAACAAATATTATTGTTCCGGGAACTGGAATTTTCATTGAAAGAAATCAAGCAGATATTAGATAGTCCGGACTTTGACAAAAATAAAGCATTGGAACAGCAGATTACAATGCTTCATCTAAAAAAAGACCACCTTAATAACTTAATCAGCCTCGCTCTTGAAATAAAAATAAAGGAGTAAGCACCATGAATTTTGACGCTTTTAGTACAGAAGAATTAGATAAATATGCTGAAGAAGCTAAAGCCAGCTGGGGCATACTGAATCTTATAAAGAATTTAAAGAAAAAACAGCAAGATATTCACAAAAAGATTGGAGAAATATAAACCTGATGTTGATGCAGAATTTTATTGAATTCGGCAAACTTTTAGAAGAATCTCCTGAATCACATGCAGCACAGGTGCAAGTCAGAAAATTGCAGGACACCATTACTGAAAATTATTATCATTGCACAAAAGAGATATTGGCGGGTCTTGGACAAATGTATTCTTTAGACGGACGTTTCATAGAAAACATAGATAAGACTGGAGGCCCGGGTACAGCGGAATTTGCTGGAAAAGCCATTGCCTATTATTGCACTCATTAACTATGGGAAAGGAGTTGTTGCAAAATGACTGATATTTTGCAACAGCCCTTTTTATACTAATTAGGATGATTAGACAGCCAAACTCAGACCACCAAATTCCGAATAGGAAGTGAGACAACGCAATTATAAGAGAATAAGTTTTTTGCTCGTATAATCATAAAAAAACAAAAAATACGGTAGCATTTTGGGCAAAAACTACCGTATTTTATGAAAGTTGAAACTTTATGGTAGCCATTTCAATGAAAAAGCTAACAATGTATCAAAACTAACGGGTAAAGATGCAAAAAGCTACCGAGATTTAAGTAAAAATGATAATCACGGTAGCATCAACAGTATAAAAGATTTCATGTACTCCCTTCTAGTAACAAGTCATTTTATTATTTCACTTGTCTACCTAGAAGAAAGCATACCATTTTGCAACAGCCCCTTCATTATTTTAATATAATTTATCCAATATATCATCAGAAATTTTAAATGTATGCTCCTCTGCTGGGAAACTTCCATCCTGAGTTTCACGAATGTATTCTGAAAAAGCTTCCTTCATCTGTTCTCCCAGATTGGCATACTGTTTAACAAACTTAGGTTTAAATCCACCGTACATGGATAGCATATCCTGATAAACAAGCACCTGCCCGTCACACCCATTTCCTGCTCCAATCCCAATAGTAGGAATTTCTAATTTTGCGGAAATCAGTGCTGCCAGTTTCGCAGGCACACACTCCAGCACTACTGCAAAAGCCCCTGCTTCCTGCACAGCCAAAGCTTCCTGCAAAATTCTCCTGGCTGCTTCTTCATCTTTTCCCTGTACCTTAAATCCCCCAAAAGCATTGACCGATTGAGGAGTCAGGCCCAGATGAGCCATAACAGGAATGGAAGCCTTTACAATGGCTTCTATCTGTGGGCAAACCTCAAGTCCACCTTCCAGCTTTACGCACTGTGCTCCCCCTTCTTTTACCAGCTTCCCGGCATTGACAACCGCATCATAAACGGAGGTCTGATAAGACATAAATGGCATATCCGCCACTACAAAAGTTTCAGTGCAGCCTCTGGTTACAGCCTTTGTATGATGTATCATGTCTTCCATGGTTACCGATAAAGTATCCGGGTATCCCAGCATAACCATACCCAGAGAATCGCCTACTAATATGCAGTTTATTCCTGACTGGTCCATAAGTTTTGCCGTAGAATAATCATAAGCAGTCAGCATAGTTATTTTTTGTTTGTTGTTCTTTTGTTCCTGCAATGTAGCCACTGTATTTTTCATTTCAATAGTACCTCCATGTCACTATAATCCCTATCTTTGTTCTTACTTCTTGCAATGGATATAAGATGCATTGAAAGAGCTTTGTATATCTCTTTTTGTTCTTCTGTTAATGCATTTATATGTTTGCCCACAGTCTGAATATCATTTCTTTCCACCGGACCCGTCAGTGCAGCTTCCGTTCCCACCTTAATGACCTGATTCATGTTTCCAGACAGAAGCGGTGCTAAGGCCCTCAGAGCTTCACTTTGAGAAAATCCACAATCCATCATCATCTGGATACTGATGTCAACAAGTCCTGTCACAAGATTACTTGCAAAAACTGCTGCTGCATGATAAACAACCTTGTCCTGTGCCTGGATTTGTACAACATCATTTCCCAGTTGTCTGATGAATTGAGTCATAATATGTATGTTAGACTGTTCTCCTTCAATTGTAAAAATAGCTTGTTTGAGTTTTTGGTAAGAAGTCAGCTTATCACTGACCGCAAAGAGTGGATGGATAGAATAACCATATGCGTTACATTGATTAATACCTGAAAAAATGGCTGACGTTAGCGAGCCACTACAATGACAAACAAATTTCTCTTTTATTGGTAACCCTTTTAGTTTTTCCCAGACGGTTGAGATTGCGTCATCATTCACAGTGACAAAAATCATCTCACTATCTTCTACTAAATTTTCCATGTTACTGTATTGTTTTGAACTTGTAAAGTCCGCAGCTTCTTTAGCTGCCAATGTAGCTTTGTCATAATAACCTATAACATTTACTTTTTTCTGATCTGAGCATTGCAAAATATGCTTTCCCAGGGAAACGCCTACTTTTCCTGCTCCAATAAATCCTATTTTCAAATAATCACCTCCTTTTTAAGGAGATACTGAGTCTGATTTCCTGATATCAGCCCATCTATGGAATATTAACTAAAACCATAGCCTGTGATTACTCAACATCAGATTTTTATTTGTTCATTTTTTTTAGGTATAGTTTCTTCTGAATACCATCCGCTTTTTATCATATATAACTTAAAAGCATTTGTAAATATGTTCCCATAAAAAAATGAGAGTGAATTTACTCCTCTCACATTTTTTTCTTAAATATCCATAAACAAATCGATACGATTATGATACTCAGTACGATAACCATTGGATAGCCATATATCCAGTTTAATTCAGGCATATGGGTAAAATTCATTCCATACCATCCTACAAGTAAAGTCAGTGGAAGGAAAATAATTGTTACCATAGTCAGCACTTTCATGACATCATTTTGCCGAATGCCGATTTCAGACTGATAAACCTCCTGCACCTGCATGGCATATTCTCTGAGTACCTGAGTCTCCCCCTGCAGTCTGGCAACACGATCTGCAAATATACGGAAAGTTGCTATATCGTCTTTTCCAAAAAAGTCCATCTCATTATCAAATAAGCTTTCTCCTAAATCAGTCAGCTGACTGTAGTAGCGATACATGCGGGAAATTTCTTTTTTCAGACCCAGCATCCGGTAATTAAAATCCTCCACCTCACGTTTTAAAATCGCTTCCTCCATCTTGGTAATGTCCTTTTCAATTTCCGCTAAATATACAACATCCTCTTCAATCAAAGATACCAGAAAATCATATAGAAAGCGTTCTACTGTATATCCTTTTCGGAGTTTCCCTGAGGTGATTCTTTCAATACTTTTTTTCACCAATCCGGTATCATCGATAAAAATCAGCTTATTTTCCAGAATATAAAAAGCAAAACTTATATTTTGACTTTTCTCCCTCTTGCGGGGTATATGAAAAGTTCCAAACAGAAAATCCGCATAACTTTCTAATTTACAAAAACGGATATTATCCCGATTTTGCTCCAGCAGGTAACTTGCCCGTATTTTCACTGCCTGCTCCCAATCAGTACTGGTAAACAGCGCCACTCCATCCTGCTTTTTCTCCCAGTCTTCAATAGTGGTTTCTTCCATTATGTCGTTTTCAATCTTATAATACATACATTTTCTCCTGCTGGCTGAAATAATTATTATTAGGGTTTCTTTTTTATATGAGTATTATAACCTAAAATTTCACAGAAGAAAATTGATTTATCACTTAACGGCAGTGTATGAACTTTCTATCATTGCGGCATAATAATTTAAAAGGAGAAACAATTATGATATATAATGATACAATTGAATTACTAAAGGAATGTAATGCTGGAATAAAAATGGCAATTGCTTCTATAGATGAAATCCTGGATAATGTGCATGACTCAAGGTTAAAACAAATATTAAATGCGTGCAAAATGGATCATGAAATTTTAGAAAAAGAAACTACGATACTTCTTGATAATTTTAATGATAGTGGAAAGGAACCTAATCCTGTAGCAAAAACCATGTCCTGGATCAAAACTAATGTAAAACTTTCTTTTGATGAAAGTGATCAGGCTGTTGCTGACTTAATTACGGATGGCTGCAATATGGGCGTAAAATCCCTTAACAAATTTTTAAATAAGTATAAAGCTGCTGAAGCGAATGCACGAATTTTAGTAAAAAAGCTTATTAGT carries:
- a CDS encoding DUF1129 domain-containing protein, giving the protein MNADELRKRNNQLEEQLMTENENKDMTQIVAYLRGSRLSEINQELVRQDILDIVVSARERGESMSQAIGSDYKKFCDDIIAEMEPGCKKEKISEIFETVFLSLSILVLIKMIFFSAETIRTAIASQQVNWNVPVSYLDIFLTIVIVAASWGIVEAILKDAFEENDKRTRIIVGSSFAAIIVGVSLLYALHIGSGILFEINLVAGYGLSGILYILNKVFNNFKIKK
- a CDS encoding PadR family transcriptional regulator, producing the protein MVPSQMLKGVLEGCVLQVVSKNETYGYQIVQELREYGFTEIVEGTIYPLLLRLDNKGQIQSRMVESDIGPKRKYYSITPLGTESLKEFENNWNELEDIVNALFNGGKEK
- a CDS encoding VOC family protein — encoded protein: MKYVCTLIAVKNIEQSKKFYHDLLNQEVIADLGANVTLTGGFALQTAESWQDFIQKEEQEVLYGNNDAELYFEEDDIDNFMDRLKAFGVEYVHYLKEHAWGQRVVRFYDLDKHIIEVGENMAVVAKRFVDSGLTVEQTAKRMAVPIEYIKVLLSETTV
- a CDS encoding GyrI-like domain-containing protein, which gives rise to MNYEVVTLKEKIIVGLSAVTSNSDPKMTEIIGGLWEKLYYEGINESIKNKVNEYAIGLYSDYQGESYCVTAGNEVSKAENKGLAVKVIPAGKYAKFSVHGNMETAVAESWEEIWKMDLDRSFTGDFEEYLNSDPENADIDIYIALK
- a CDS encoding helix-turn-helix transcriptional regulator is translated as MLNKTVLTDQEKADILASLYAVNSVKPEEKDTALQKLSSFFGKGNADWIEIDFSSWSHEDKENETFDSLKQAILNRKTAEFLYASGKREETLRKVYPLKLGFKAQSWYLYGYCVERKDYRFFKLRRIKELNILEEGFNLATPAKIFSEDNIFKEDYFNLKLKLSSKMAYRVYDEFSKFQLSEEGYYIAETMFPKGQWVFSYVASFGDECEVLEPEEVRNEVRKKLQNMLKFYL
- a CDS encoding helix-turn-helix transcriptional regulator encodes the protein MQINRLFQIIYILLDRKSITASALSEKLEVSVRTIYRDVEVLSSVGVPVYMSKGKGGGYLFYLVLC
- a CDS encoding DUF6512 family protein produces the protein MNTKSWTIAGIIFTLIFGTLLHFTYTWSSGNPLVAVFSAVNESTWEHLKLLFTPMFLFAVLEYFAYGYELPNFIPAKFLSILLGMLTIITVFYTYTGILGENFLLADIGTFILGVLVAYFFNYKMLQTDYFSSSMAVLLGLVGLLILLVCFFVFTFNPPHLPLFQDPNSLSYGI
- a CDS encoding GNAT family N-acetyltransferase; protein product: MVIETERLEIIPLNTEQLRLWVEDIPALEKSLACSYKAEPMEGFFLDIVRDQLEVTESDQENYFFHSFWFLIRKSDRVVVGSADFKDIPDEKAQVEIGYGLGKEFEHKGYMTEAVKAMCQWAMKQPGVSYVIAETDLDGYASQRILERCGFTQIDQGETLWWKYEGSGAHHKKIDMDKLRNNKLLKGISLIVALILPALVIKTFTLFSISDVLNPYDYLWSGFYGSILVCFFFKNKILKSLVVCINALIILFLLYFSLMGGIQAPLRLFIEMIVPIVPDKWVSNLVYYFLPLSKYPPI
- a CDS encoding MerR family transcriptional regulator produces the protein MMTVNEVSKLAGVSVRTLHYYDTIGLLHPSEVTGSGYRLYDYAALERLQQILLFRELEFSLKEIKQILDSPDFDKNKALEQQITMLHLKKDHLNNLISLALEIKIKE
- a CDS encoding TipAS antibiotic-recognition domain-containing protein, with translation MGHTESYKEFKEKTARYSQKDWRNINLMLMQNFIEFGKLLEESPESHAAQVQVRKLQDTITENYYHCTKEILAGLGQMYSLDGRFIENIDKTGGPGTAEFAGKAIAYYCTH
- the panB gene encoding 3-methyl-2-oxobutanoate hydroxymethyltransferase; this translates as MKNTVATLQEQKNNKQKITMLTAYDYSTAKLMDQSGINCILVGDSLGMVMLGYPDTLSVTMEDMIHHTKAVTRGCTETFVVADMPFMSYQTSVYDAVVNAGKLVKEGGAQCVKLEGGLEVCPQIEAIVKASIPVMAHLGLTPQSVNAFGGFKVQGKDEEAARRILQEALAVQEAGAFAVVLECVPAKLAALISAKLEIPTIGIGAGNGCDGQVLVYQDMLSMYGGFKPKFVKQYANLGEQMKEAFSEYIRETQDGSFPAEEHTFKISDDILDKLY
- a CDS encoding Rossmann-like and DUF2520 domain-containing protein, with protein sequence MKIGFIGAGKVGVSLGKHILQCSDQKKVNVIGYYDKATLAAKEAADFTSSKQYSNMENLVEDSEMIFVTVNDDAISTVWEKLKGLPIKEKFVCHCSGSLTSAIFSGINQCNAYGYSIHPLFAVSDKLTSYQKLKQAIFTIEGEQSNIHIMTQFIRQLGNDVVQIQAQDKVVYHAAAVFASNLVTGLVDISIQMMMDCGFSQSEALRALAPLLSGNMNQVIKVGTEAALTGPVERNDIQTVGKHINALTEEQKEIYKALSMHLISIARSKNKDRDYSDMEVLLK
- a CDS encoding magnesium transporter CorA family protein, giving the protein MYYKIENDIMEETTIEDWEKKQDGVALFTSTDWEQAVKIRASYLLEQNRDNIRFCKLESYADFLFGTFHIPRKREKSQNISFAFYILENKLIFIDDTGLVKKSIERITSGKLRKGYTVERFLYDFLVSLIEEDVVYLAEIEKDITKMEEAILKREVEDFNYRMLGLKKEISRMYRYYSQLTDLGESLFDNEMDFFGKDDIATFRIFADRVARLQGETQVLREYAMQVQEVYQSEIGIRQNDVMKVLTMVTIIFLPLTLLVGWYGMNFTHMPELNWIYGYPMVIVLSIIIVSICLWIFKKKM